From Hydra vulgaris chromosome 07, alternate assembly HydraT2T_AEP, a single genomic window includes:
- the LOC136082571 gene encoding tigger transposable element-derived protein 4-like gives MQGIKSKCMRIKEGTFSNLDNLVFKWLLNARSRDVAVSAILKIKSRELAEKININGFQASDSWFDCWKNRYNVSFKMVPQEVLTVLSQSTANVHLFGSSRLLPNRCMQPYKSLNLQSETCLGGKHSKICLTGMVAAGAVGDKIPMFVIGKSKSPCCLKGIKHLPCRYRNQNKSWMDGVLFEEWIREMDTKFTKEKKEAFIMDNCPAHLTIDKLKSIKLIFLTTEYHIETSTNKSGSYTLFERLLQIFGIAKAGHSYR, from the exons ATGCAAGGGATTAAGTCAAAATGTATGAGAATTAAAGAAGGAACATTCTCAAATTTAGataatcttgtttttaaatggcTTTTAAATGCAAGGAGTAGAGACGTGGCAGTATCAgcaattcttaaaataaaatccagagaacttgctgaaaaaattaatataaatggaTTTCAAGCGTCTGATAGTTGGTTTGATTGTTGGAAAAACAGGTATAATGTTTCTTTCAAGATG gtgccccaagaagtccttacagtcttatcacagagcacagcGAATGTGCATTTATtcggaagttcacgcctccttccaaACCGTTGTATGCAACCTTATAAGTCACTAAATCTTCAATCTGAGACGTGTTTAGGAGGAAAGCACAGTAAAATTTGTCTTACAGGAATGGTCGCAGCAGGTGCAGTGGGTGATAAAATTCCTATGTTTGTAATAGGAAAATCAAAATCACCTTGCTGCTTAAAAGGAATTAAACACTTACCTTGCAGATacagaaatcaaaataaaagctGGATGGATGGCGTACTGTTTGAAGAGTGGATACGAGAAATGGATACaaagtttacaaaagaaaagaaagaagcGTTCATAATGGATAACTGCCCAGCACACCTGAccattgataaattaaaatctattaaGCTCATTTTTCTTACCACCGAATACCACATCGAAACTTCAACCAATAAATCAGGGAGTTATACGCTCTTTGAACGTTTATTGCAAATCTTTGGCATTGCAAAGGCTGGTCATAGCTATCGATAA